From Spirosoma aerolatum, one genomic window encodes:
- a CDS encoding carboxymuconolactone decarboxylase family protein has protein sequence MTEYQTPKDRAYTDTLIKSAPKEAAAFLNLKHTAERKDGVIPIKYRELMSVAVALTTQCAYCIESHINNAVQAGATREEIAETVFIAAALRAGGAVGTGLMAMRIFEEASTPTD, from the coding sequence ATGACCGAATATCAAACACCTAAAGACCGGGCTTATACCGATACACTTATCAAGTCAGCTCCCAAAGAAGCTGCGGCATTCCTGAACCTTAAACATACCGCTGAACGTAAAGATGGTGTTATACCAATTAAGTATCGTGAACTGATGTCCGTGGCCGTAGCCCTCACCACACAATGCGCTTACTGCATTGAATCCCATATTAATAACGCGGTACAGGCAGGTGCTACTCGGGAAGAAATTGCTGAAACCGTTTTTATTGCGGCTGCCCTGCGTGCTGGTGGTGCTGTGGGTACTGGTTTGATGGCTATGCGTATTTTTGAAGAGGCCAGCACACCAACCGATTAG
- a CDS encoding glycoside hydrolase family 13 protein, with product MKRSTFTGLLVLLTLCQTALAQNALIQRVNPTNWWVGMKNPSLQLLIYGPNAGTLAYSLNYPGVKLVKTHTVENPNYAFLDLTIGPTAKPGTMKLIGKRGSQTLTQPFELKARDNSPKGQGVSAADFIYLAMPDRFANGDESNDKFADMADPNADRSNPFYRHGGDLAGAAQRLDYLKDLGVTAIWFTPVLENNQPLTNEGGAMRSAYHGYGFTDHYTVDKRLGGNEAYKSFVKKAHAMGLKVVQDAVYNHAGINHWLLKDMPSKDWLHQWPTYTNTSYKYQPITDPHGAERDRKVTLDGWFVPFLPDLNQSNPLVANFLIQHAIWTVENFGVDAWRVDTYMYNDQPFMNRCNQALMDQYPKIHIFGESWVNNVVDQAYYTRNKIDFPFKSNQPGGLDFVLYSSMLDALKQNFSWDDGVNRFYQALAQDAVYVDPNKLVTFLDNHDTDRYLSVIGDDFDKYKIGLTWLLTTRGIPSMYYGTEILMKNFKDPSDAEVRRDFPGGFPGDKQNKFEAAGRTDRENEAFQFVRKLATYRRDNPVMHTGKLMQFLPQDGTYVYFRYDGSKTVMVATNTNEKEITLDAARFAERMNGFTKARNVLTDQTLTGLNMLKLPAKSALVLELVK from the coding sequence ATGAAACGAAGCACGTTTACGGGCCTTCTAGTTCTCCTGACTCTATGCCAAACGGCGTTAGCGCAGAATGCCCTTATCCAGCGCGTTAATCCGACCAACTGGTGGGTCGGAATGAAAAACCCATCCCTGCAATTGCTGATTTACGGCCCTAATGCCGGAACGCTGGCCTACTCGCTGAACTATCCAGGCGTAAAGTTGGTGAAAACGCATACGGTCGAAAATCCAAACTACGCCTTTCTGGATTTGACCATTGGACCTACCGCTAAACCGGGTACAATGAAGCTAATTGGCAAACGGGGAAGCCAGACATTAACCCAGCCGTTTGAGTTAAAAGCACGTGACAACAGCCCGAAAGGACAGGGCGTTTCGGCCGCTGATTTTATTTACCTGGCTATGCCCGACCGCTTTGCCAATGGTGACGAGAGCAACGATAAATTTGCCGATATGGCCGACCCGAACGCTGACCGTTCCAACCCGTTCTATCGGCACGGGGGCGATTTGGCCGGGGCCGCTCAACGGCTCGATTATCTGAAAGATCTGGGGGTTACAGCCATCTGGTTTACGCCCGTTCTGGAAAATAACCAGCCCCTAACTAACGAAGGAGGAGCGATGCGATCGGCCTATCACGGTTATGGCTTTACTGATCATTATACCGTCGATAAACGGCTTGGCGGCAACGAAGCCTATAAATCTTTTGTGAAAAAAGCCCACGCTATGGGCCTCAAAGTGGTACAGGATGCAGTCTATAACCACGCCGGTATCAATCACTGGCTGCTGAAAGATATGCCCAGCAAAGACTGGCTGCACCAGTGGCCCACCTATACCAATACGTCCTACAAATACCAGCCGATTACCGACCCACACGGAGCCGAACGCGACCGGAAGGTTACGCTCGATGGCTGGTTTGTACCGTTCCTGCCCGATCTGAATCAAAGCAATCCACTCGTGGCTAATTTCCTGATTCAACACGCCATCTGGACGGTCGAAAATTTTGGTGTCGATGCGTGGCGGGTCGATACGTATATGTACAACGACCAGCCCTTCATGAATCGATGCAACCAGGCGCTTATGGATCAGTATCCGAAGATTCACATTTTCGGCGAATCGTGGGTGAATAACGTGGTCGACCAGGCGTACTATACGCGTAATAAAATTGACTTTCCGTTTAAATCGAATCAGCCAGGGGGGCTCGATTTCGTGCTGTACTCCTCGATGCTCGATGCGCTGAAGCAGAACTTTAGCTGGGACGATGGCGTAAATCGATTCTATCAGGCGCTGGCGCAGGATGCCGTTTATGTGGATCCGAACAAGCTGGTAACCTTTCTGGATAACCACGATACCGACCGCTATCTATCGGTCATTGGTGATGATTTCGACAAGTATAAAATTGGCCTGACCTGGTTGCTGACAACGCGGGGAATTCCGTCGATGTATTACGGAACCGAAATCTTGATGAAGAATTTCAAAGATCCGTCGGATGCCGAAGTACGTCGCGATTTTCCCGGCGGCTTTCCGGGCGACAAGCAAAACAAGTTTGAGGCCGCTGGCCGTACGGACCGCGAAAACGAAGCGTTTCAATTCGTGCGTAAACTGGCTACCTACCGACGCGATAATCCAGTAATGCATACAGGAAAACTCATGCAATTTTTGCCTCAGGATGGTACGTATGTGTATTTTCGCTACGATGGTAGCAAGACCGTGATGGTAGCTACCAATACTAATGAAAAAGAAATAACCCTCGACGCGGCTCGGTTTGCTGAGCGAATGAACGGTTTTACAAAAGCCCGCAATGTGCTGACCGATCAAACCTTAACCGGTCTGAACATGCTGAAACTGCCCGCCAAATCAGCACTGGTACTGGAATTGGTGAAGTAA
- a CDS encoding N-acetylmuramoyl-L-alanine amidase-like domain-containing protein produces MMKLFTAFFFLLIPFSTQAQEITLSSNQQSLTIVGGKTTPETILSIGRQFIGCPYVPHTLDTNPTEQLVVNLREFDCTTYLETVLALSLAWQDVSAKPNQTAFEQTFRTYLTKLRYRDGRIDGYASRLHYFSDWLRDNERKGLVTDVTRELPGSMSVAKPVSYMTNATYKYPRLTDPAILKQVAQTEAAISQQTFSFIPKKAIKQAEASIHEGDIVMLMAARPGLDMKHVGIAVRQPNGQLYLMHASSEQGAVVITPYPLSDYVLWHRGLSGIRIARLRSESVAPSIMARGKQAE; encoded by the coding sequence ATGATGAAACTGTTTACAGCATTCTTTTTCTTACTTATACCATTTAGCACACAGGCTCAGGAAATTACACTCTCGTCGAATCAGCAATCGCTGACCATCGTTGGTGGAAAAACAACACCTGAAACGATCCTGTCGATTGGCAGGCAGTTTATTGGTTGTCCGTATGTACCGCATACGCTCGACACCAATCCCACCGAACAGTTGGTGGTAAACCTGCGCGAATTCGATTGTACAACCTATCTGGAAACCGTGCTGGCCCTCTCCCTGGCGTGGCAGGATGTAAGCGCTAAACCGAATCAGACTGCTTTTGAACAGACTTTCCGAACCTATCTGACCAAACTTCGATACCGGGATGGGCGAATTGATGGCTACGCCAGCCGACTACACTACTTCTCCGACTGGCTTCGTGATAATGAACGTAAAGGCCTGGTAACCGATGTCACTCGTGAACTTCCGGGCAGTATGTCCGTTGCGAAACCCGTTTCGTATATGACCAACGCAACGTATAAGTACCCTCGTTTAACAGACCCCGCTATTCTTAAGCAAGTAGCCCAAACGGAAGCGGCTATCAGTCAGCAAACCTTCTCCTTCATCCCCAAAAAAGCCATTAAGCAAGCCGAGGCTTCTATACATGAAGGTGACATCGTGATGCTGATGGCAGCCCGACCCGGTCTGGATATGAAACATGTAGGCATTGCGGTTCGGCAACCCAACGGGCAATTATACCTGATGCATGCTTCATCTGAGCAGGGTGCAGTGGTTATTACGCCCTATCCTTTGAGCGATTATGTACTCTGGCACCGGGGTCTGTCGGGCATTCGAATTGCCCGTCTCCGCTCCGAAAGTGTCGCTCCCTCGATTATGGCTCGCGGGAAACAGGCGGAATAA
- a CDS encoding sensor histidine kinase: MNSSNASDHIPTERLQSAEAVQLALAAYDASLNGIISMQAIRNRKGEVVDFLMLTANRAVERILQMSPEKIVGTRMLETFPGNVQSGMFALYERVVETGQAEQIVEHYTDVYGLQGWFEVSAVRSELDQLVITFINITDSKQAELKIKQQADLLQAVLDHTQAAISLHEAIRDETGRIIDFHTILANQQAIRMWGDLAEPILTKRFFEVATPEQQQIDFAKYVHVVETGDPDLSEFSIGDQWWLRLTTRSGDGVVISNVDITENHRNRLQVEATNLELKRSNENLQTFAYIASHDLQEPLRKIQSFGDILRSQYASQLDQEGIDIVERMQVAAERMSLLIRDLLDYSRISTHRETFRSFSLGRLIEDIIEDLWHPIEQTKATIQLGAHEELPDIVGDRLQLRQLFQNLLSNALKFCRKDANGILIAPVVQITAQKMPGSALPSISTTVLSAKRAYWAIAIADNGIGFDSKYADQIFQVFQRLHTRHEFTGTGIGLAIVKKVIEQHDGAIDVQSQIGEGTTFTVYLPV; this comes from the coding sequence ATGAACTCGTCAAACGCATCCGATCATATACCAACTGAGCGACTACAGTCGGCTGAGGCTGTGCAGTTGGCACTGGCTGCCTATGATGCTTCGCTGAATGGCATTATATCGATGCAGGCCATTCGAAATCGGAAGGGAGAAGTTGTCGATTTTTTGATGCTGACAGCCAATCGGGCTGTGGAGCGTATTTTGCAGATGTCGCCCGAAAAGATCGTTGGCACGCGAATGCTGGAAACGTTTCCGGGCAATGTTCAGTCGGGGATGTTTGCGCTGTATGAACGCGTGGTTGAAACGGGGCAAGCCGAGCAAATCGTTGAACATTACACGGATGTGTATGGTTTGCAGGGCTGGTTCGAAGTATCCGCCGTGCGGTCTGAGTTGGATCAACTGGTTATCACGTTTATCAATATAACCGATAGCAAGCAGGCCGAACTGAAAATAAAGCAGCAGGCCGATTTGTTACAGGCTGTGCTCGATCATACCCAGGCGGCCATTTCACTGCACGAAGCCATTCGCGACGAAACCGGGAGAATTATTGATTTCCATACGATTCTGGCCAATCAGCAGGCCATTCGGATGTGGGGCGATCTGGCCGAGCCTATCCTGACAAAACGGTTTTTTGAGGTGGCTACGCCCGAACAGCAACAGATCGATTTTGCCAAATACGTGCATGTTGTTGAAACGGGCGACCCCGACCTGAGCGAATTCAGTATTGGCGATCAGTGGTGGTTACGGCTGACCACCCGCTCGGGTGATGGAGTCGTGATTTCAAACGTCGATATTACAGAAAATCATCGCAATCGACTCCAGGTTGAAGCGACTAACCTGGAATTAAAACGTTCGAACGAAAACCTCCAAACATTCGCGTACATTGCCAGTCATGATTTGCAGGAACCATTACGAAAAATTCAGTCGTTCGGCGATATTCTTCGTAGCCAGTATGCTAGTCAGCTCGATCAGGAAGGCATTGATATTGTTGAACGGATGCAGGTTGCAGCCGAACGGATGTCATTGCTGATTCGGGATTTGCTGGATTATTCCCGAATCAGCACTCACCGCGAAACGTTCCGATCGTTTTCGTTAGGCAGGCTTATTGAGGATATTATCGAAGACCTATGGCATCCCATTGAACAGACCAAGGCAACCATTCAGTTAGGAGCCCATGAGGAGTTGCCTGACATTGTAGGTGACCGATTGCAACTTCGTCAGTTATTTCAAAACCTGCTTTCCAATGCCCTTAAATTTTGCCGAAAAGATGCCAATGGTATACTCATAGCGCCGGTTGTGCAGATTACGGCTCAAAAAATGCCGGGTTCAGCATTGCCCTCAATCAGTACGACAGTCTTGTCGGCTAAACGCGCTTACTGGGCTATTGCTATTGCCGATAATGGCATCGGTTTTGACTCGAAATATGCCGATCAGATTTTTCAGGTTTTTCAGCGGCTGCATACCCGGCATGAGTTCACCGGCACTGGGATTGGACTGGCTATTGTCAAAAAAGTGATTGAACAGCACGATGGGGCTATTGACGTGCAGAGTCAGATTGGCGAAGGAACAACGTTTACGGTTTACCTGCCGGTTTAG
- a CDS encoding alpha-amylase family glycosyl hydrolase: MYTASAVPVMDKLIIYQIFTRLFGNQNTTNHWNGTLQENGVGKFNDINNTALQAIKQFGATHIWFTGVIEHATQTDYSAYGIRPDDPVVVKGRAGSPYAVKDYYDVDPDLAVSVPDRMAEFDALIQRTHAHNLKAIIDFVPNHVARQYQSDAKPAGVVDLGQNDDTTVGFSPSNNFYYLPGQPFKAPEGATTTLQEFPAKVTGSGSITASPDINDWYETVKLNYGINVFDGSRHVDPIPATWHQMLDILLFWSAKGVDGFRCDMAHLVPVEFWQWAISRVKRRYPHMIFIAEIYDPGLYRPFIFVGGFDYLYDKVGLYDSVRRLMEGHGSCYDLTRVWQQESGDFAQHMLRFLETHDEQRIASRFFANDPWAAVPAMTLTATMHTGPVLIYFGQEVGVKAEGSEGFSGDDGRTTIFDYWGMPRWQGWLNGGNYDGGRLTDDQRNLRAFYQQLNYLVMGSDAIQNGYFYDLQYVNDNGQSPGYDAHQIYSYLRYTDRQKLLIVCNFSAYNTYDTTIRIPQAAFGTMGLTAMNTYRFVDIFLTDTELEVVGSAGVPVRLPPRSVRVLEIKS; the protein is encoded by the coding sequence ATGTACACCGCATCTGCTGTTCCCGTAATGGACAAACTGATCATTTACCAGATTTTCACCCGCCTGTTTGGCAATCAGAATACAACCAACCACTGGAATGGAACGCTACAGGAAAACGGGGTAGGAAAATTCAACGACATCAATAATACGGCCCTTCAGGCCATCAAGCAATTTGGTGCGACGCATATCTGGTTTACGGGTGTTATCGAACACGCTACCCAGACCGACTATTCAGCCTATGGCATCCGGCCCGATGATCCAGTCGTAGTAAAAGGGCGGGCGGGTTCACCGTATGCGGTTAAAGACTACTACGATGTCGATCCTGACCTGGCCGTCAGTGTTCCCGACCGAATGGCTGAGTTCGACGCGCTCATTCAACGGACGCACGCCCATAATCTGAAAGCCATCATCGATTTCGTACCCAATCATGTTGCGCGGCAATACCAATCGGATGCCAAACCTGCGGGGGTGGTCGATCTGGGACAGAACGACGATACGACGGTCGGCTTCTCGCCCAGCAATAATTTCTATTATTTGCCCGGTCAGCCGTTCAAAGCCCCTGAAGGAGCTACGACTACCCTTCAGGAGTTTCCGGCCAAAGTAACGGGAAGCGGTTCAATAACGGCCAGCCCCGACATAAACGACTGGTACGAAACCGTCAAACTCAACTATGGCATCAACGTTTTTGATGGTAGCCGCCACGTCGACCCCATTCCAGCTACCTGGCACCAGATGCTTGACATTCTGCTGTTCTGGTCGGCGAAGGGTGTAGATGGTTTCCGGTGCGATATGGCGCATCTGGTGCCTGTAGAGTTCTGGCAGTGGGCCATCAGCCGGGTAAAACGACGCTACCCACACATGATCTTCATCGCCGAGATTTACGATCCGGGTCTCTATAGGCCGTTTATTTTCGTAGGTGGGTTCGATTATCTCTACGATAAAGTGGGGCTTTACGATTCGGTCCGTCGGCTCATGGAAGGGCATGGTTCCTGTTATGACCTTACACGGGTATGGCAGCAGGAATCCGGCGATTTTGCCCAGCATATGCTTCGGTTTCTGGAAACCCATGACGAGCAGCGTATAGCCTCCCGTTTTTTTGCCAACGATCCCTGGGCGGCCGTTCCGGCTATGACGCTAACGGCTACCATGCACACGGGGCCGGTACTTATCTATTTTGGCCAGGAGGTGGGTGTAAAGGCCGAAGGTTCCGAAGGGTTTAGCGGGGATGATGGCCGGACCACGATTTTCGATTATTGGGGCATGCCGCGTTGGCAGGGTTGGCTCAACGGTGGTAACTACGATGGCGGACGACTTACCGACGATCAGCGAAATTTGCGGGCGTTTTATCAGCAGTTGAATTACCTGGTCATGGGTTCCGACGCCATTCAAAATGGCTATTTCTATGATCTTCAATACGTGAACGACAATGGGCAAAGCCCAGGATACGATGCCCACCAGATTTACAGCTACCTGCGCTACACCGACCGACAGAAACTACTGATTGTCTGCAACTTCTCGGCATATAATACCTATGACACAACGATTCGGATTCCTCAGGCGGCTTTTGGCACAATGGGCTTGACCGCTATGAATACGTATCGGTTTGTGGATATTTTTCTGACCGACACCGAACTCGAAGTTGTCGGTTCGGCGGGTGTGCCGGTACGACTTCCACCACGGAGTGTGCGCGTACTGGAAATAAAATCGTAA
- the pgmB gene encoding beta-phosphoglucomutase: MPIKAFLFDLDGVIVDTAIYHYQAWKRLANELGFDISEAFNESLKGVSRMESLDLILVHGGLTLPDEKKAELAAQKNAWYLELVSRMTPEDILPGVASFFAQVRKAGLKTALGSVSKNAGMILDRIGMTEAFDVVIDGNKISKGKPDPEVFTKGAAELGFSPEECVVFEDAVAGVEAGKRGGMVVVGLGSPEILTQADLVVPSLEALTVEEVLTKAV, from the coding sequence ATGCCGATCAAAGCATTCCTGTTCGATCTCGACGGGGTTATAGTCGATACTGCTATCTATCACTACCAGGCCTGGAAACGATTGGCCAATGAGCTTGGCTTCGATATTTCGGAAGCGTTTAACGAAAGTCTCAAAGGGGTGAGCCGAATGGAATCGCTGGACCTGATTCTGGTACATGGTGGACTTACGTTACCCGATGAGAAAAAGGCAGAACTGGCGGCCCAAAAAAATGCCTGGTATCTGGAACTGGTCAGCCGGATGACGCCCGAAGATATTCTGCCTGGTGTTGCAAGTTTCTTCGCTCAGGTGCGTAAAGCGGGTCTTAAAACCGCGCTGGGGTCGGTCAGTAAAAATGCGGGTATGATTCTAGACCGGATTGGCATGACCGAGGCCTTTGATGTCGTCATTGATGGAAATAAAATCAGCAAAGGAAAGCCCGATCCTGAAGTATTTACCAAAGGTGCCGCCGAACTGGGTTTCAGTCCAGAGGAGTGTGTCGTATTTGAGGATGCCGTTGCAGGGGTAGAGGCTGGTAAACGAGGTGGTATGGTTGTTGTCGGACTTGGGTCGCCCGAAATTCTGACTCAGGCTGACCTGGTTGTTCCCTCGCTCGAAGCGTTAACGGTAGAGGAGGTTTTGACGAAAGCGGTATAA
- the creD gene encoding cell envelope integrity protein CreD — MEPVSTPDQPVSLFDRVNHWIRTSTMLKMAAIGILILVLLIPTEMLQALIRERESTRNEAITEVSAKWGGQQVIGGPVLSVPYEVINKDEKGTEQRQTLFAHFLPDDLQITGKVQPEQRNRGIFVVMLYNTRLTIRGSFHKPSIASLGISPEAMQWDKAFLSLGISDMKGIRDAITFRVNKVPLSAEPGIPSNDLLPSGVSASIPIQPETETLQFESAINLNGSTQLSFLPFGKETHVSLQSPWSTPSFTGSFLPDQRSIDEKGFLASWKVLQFNRNFPQQGVGNFLAKSISGYDELPTFGVKLLLPVDEYQKTMRSAKYGILFLILTFVSFFFVEILDRRRIHPIQYLLVGFAICLFYLLLLSISEHLSFDGAYLIGSGIILALITFYVRYVFQNLRLTALFSVILALLYGFFYSLLQLEDYSLLLGSLGLLLILGVIMYLTRNVNWYKAYDAEGVAV; from the coding sequence ATGGAACCCGTATCAACTCCCGATCAGCCTGTATCTTTATTTGACCGAGTAAACCATTGGATCCGTACCTCAACGATGCTGAAAATGGCCGCTATAGGTATACTTATTCTGGTTTTACTTATTCCAACGGAAATGCTCCAGGCGCTGATTCGAGAGCGCGAATCCACCCGCAACGAAGCCATAACAGAAGTTAGTGCTAAGTGGGGGGGCCAGCAGGTAATTGGGGGACCGGTCTTGTCGGTCCCTTACGAGGTAATCAATAAGGATGAGAAAGGTACCGAACAGCGGCAAACGCTGTTCGCCCATTTCCTGCCCGACGATTTGCAGATCACTGGCAAGGTGCAACCCGAACAACGTAATCGGGGCATTTTTGTGGTGATGCTGTACAATACCCGACTGACCATTCGGGGTAGCTTTCATAAACCGTCCATTGCATCGCTGGGTATATCGCCTGAGGCCATGCAGTGGGATAAGGCATTTTTATCGCTGGGTATCAGCGACATGAAAGGGATTCGGGATGCGATTACTTTCCGAGTAAATAAGGTGCCTCTATCGGCCGAGCCGGGTATTCCCAGTAATGACCTGCTGCCGTCGGGGGTAAGTGCCTCTATCCCAATCCAGCCTGAAACCGAAACCCTTCAGTTTGAGTCGGCTATTAATCTGAACGGTAGTACACAACTGAGTTTTTTACCGTTTGGCAAAGAAACACACGTGAGTCTACAATCGCCCTGGTCGACGCCAAGTTTTACAGGTTCGTTTTTACCCGACCAGCGCAGTATCGACGAAAAAGGCTTCCTGGCTTCGTGGAAAGTCCTGCAATTCAACCGCAATTTTCCGCAGCAGGGCGTTGGTAATTTCCTGGCGAAATCGATTTCGGGCTATGATGAATTACCAACCTTTGGGGTAAAGCTGCTGCTCCCGGTCGATGAGTATCAGAAAACGATGCGATCTGCCAAATACGGCATTCTATTCTTGATACTGACCTTTGTATCGTTCTTCTTCGTAGAAATTCTCGACCGCCGACGCATCCATCCGATTCAATACCTGCTGGTTGGGTTTGCGATCTGCCTGTTTTATCTGCTGTTGCTCTCCATTTCGGAGCATCTGTCGTTCGATGGAGCCTATCTGATTGGGAGCGGGATTATTCTGGCCCTAATCACCTTTTATGTCCGCTATGTATTTCAGAATCTGCGTCTGACGGCCTTATTCAGTGTAATTCTGGCTTTGCTTTACGGATTTTTCTATTCCCTGCTTCAGTTGGAAGATTATTCACTGCTACTGGGAAGCCTAGGCCTGCTGCTGATTCTAGGGGTTATCATGTACCTCACCCGAAACGTGAACTGGTACAAGGCGTACGATGCCGAAGGGGTAGCGGTTTAA